One segment of Halomonas sp. TD01 DNA contains the following:
- the msrA gene encoding peptide-methionine (S)-S-oxide reductase MsrA yields MTLFSKASSAPLGRETPLETSRVHTVTGHSLHPPFPEGHEEIVLGMGCFWGVERLFWQVPGVYVTAAGYAGGETQNPTYQETCTGQTGHTEVVRVVYDPSTTSLDTLLQIFWEQHDPTQGNRQGNDVGSQYRSAIFTTTDAQLIAAEKSVDAYQKALDKAGRGAITTEIKPLNVFYYAEAYHQQYLDKNPTGYCGLKGTGVTCPIG; encoded by the coding sequence ATGACGCTATTTTCTAAAGCAAGCTCAGCACCACTTGGCCGCGAAACGCCGCTTGAAACGAGTCGTGTGCATACCGTTACTGGTCACTCGCTCCATCCTCCTTTTCCAGAAGGGCATGAGGAAATCGTCTTAGGAATGGGGTGCTTTTGGGGCGTTGAGCGCCTGTTCTGGCAAGTGCCGGGGGTTTACGTAACTGCCGCAGGCTATGCCGGGGGCGAAACACAAAACCCAACTTACCAAGAAACCTGCACGGGACAAACAGGCCATACCGAGGTAGTTAGGGTGGTATACGATCCGAGCACCACATCACTGGATACGCTGTTGCAAATTTTTTGGGAACAGCACGACCCTACTCAAGGAAATCGCCAAGGCAACGATGTGGGTAGCCAGTACCGTTCTGCTATTTTCACTACGACGGATGCCCAGTTGATCGCTGCTGAAAAGAGTGTCGATGCCTATCAAAAGGCACTCGACAAAGCTGGCCGCGGTGCTATTACTACCGAGATCAAGCCACTGAATGTTTTTTACTATGCGGAGGCTTATCATCAGCAGTACTTGGACAAAAACCCGACTGGTTACTGTGGACTCAAAGGTACTGGCGTTACGTGTCCCATCGGTTAG
- the gorA gene encoding glutathione-disulfide reductase: MAANAEYEYDLLVVGAGSGGVRAARMAAATGARVAIVEDRYLGGTCVNVGCVPKKLYSYAAHFHDSFDDAAGFGWQLPGPATFDWSVLRDNKTSEIKRLNGIYQRMLEGAGVVLLHARATVKDEHTVSLTSEEGVTQVTAQKILLATGGWPWVPDFPGSEYTVTSNQIFDLDTFPDRFLVLGGGYIAVEFASIFNGLGSETHLIYRGDLFLKGFDEEVRAFTRDEMSKKGVNLHFNTNIERIEPNGAAFNVYLTNGDVQEVDAVLAATGRNANTQGLGLEALGIHLDSHGKIPVNDRYETSVPSILALGDLTQGPELTPVALAEAMQLVDIHFKDILPKPLDYATIPTAVFCHPNIGTVGLSEEAARENIGKIRVYRADFKAMKHTLSGSQERTLMKLIVDDATDVVVGAHMVGDEAGELIQGIAIAVRAGLTKEDFDRTIGIHPTGAEEFVTMRTPARN; encoded by the coding sequence ATGGCAGCAAATGCGGAATATGAATACGATTTACTAGTGGTAGGGGCAGGCTCAGGTGGTGTGCGTGCGGCACGAATGGCAGCAGCAACCGGTGCCAGAGTTGCCATAGTAGAAGATCGCTACTTGGGCGGTACCTGTGTCAATGTCGGCTGCGTTCCTAAAAAGCTATACTCCTATGCGGCTCACTTTCACGATAGCTTTGATGATGCAGCGGGCTTTGGATGGCAGTTGCCAGGACCGGCCACCTTTGACTGGTCAGTGCTACGCGATAATAAAACCAGTGAGATAAAACGGTTAAATGGCATTTATCAGCGAATGTTAGAGGGCGCTGGTGTCGTGTTGCTTCATGCTAGAGCAACCGTGAAAGATGAACACACAGTTTCATTGACCTCAGAGGAGGGTGTTACCCAAGTAACCGCGCAAAAGATACTGCTGGCTACAGGTGGCTGGCCATGGGTGCCTGATTTTCCTGGCAGTGAATATACAGTCACTTCAAATCAAATATTTGATCTTGATACTTTTCCAGATCGTTTTCTCGTTTTGGGTGGTGGCTATATTGCGGTTGAGTTCGCGAGTATTTTTAACGGCCTCGGAAGCGAAACGCATTTGATTTATCGTGGAGACCTTTTTCTAAAAGGGTTTGATGAAGAAGTCCGTGCTTTTACCCGGGATGAAATGAGCAAAAAAGGCGTCAATCTTCATTTCAATACCAATATTGAACGGATTGAACCCAACGGCGCTGCGTTTAACGTGTACTTAACTAACGGTGATGTCCAAGAGGTAGATGCCGTTTTGGCCGCGACAGGGCGTAATGCCAATACGCAGGGGCTAGGGCTTGAAGCGTTGGGTATTCATCTAGATAGCCATGGCAAAATACCGGTGAATGACCGCTATGAGACGTCGGTCCCTTCTATTTTGGCGCTTGGCGATTTAACCCAGGGGCCTGAGCTGACGCCTGTAGCGCTAGCTGAGGCGATGCAGCTAGTCGATATTCACTTCAAAGATATACTGCCTAAACCGCTGGACTACGCCACGATTCCTACGGCTGTTTTTTGCCATCCGAATATCGGAACGGTAGGGCTATCTGAGGAGGCTGCCAGAGAAAACATTGGCAAAATTCGTGTTTATCGTGCGGACTTTAAAGCAATGAAACACACATTGTCAGGTAGTCAAGAACGCACCTTAATGAAGCTAATCGTTGATGATGCAACGGACGTTGTCGTTGGAGCCCATATGGTAGGTGATGAGGCAGGTGAACTCATCCAGGGGATCGCCATTGCGGTCAGAGCGGGGCTTACAAAAGAAGACTTTGATCGCACAATAGGTATTCATCCAACAGGGGCGGAAGAATTTGTAACGATGAGAACTCCTGCGCGCAATTGA
- the tamB gene encoding autotransporter assembly complex protein TamB — MTRVETAASTKRQPLSVKHRVGLFLWSLVRLVIVLPLWLFGLVALLLGVALSPWGTGQLFSQGEQRGFFTYEHQEGALLDHFALRGFQLSLGETHVNVDSLELAWAEDCVLSGKLCLDRFHLEGADIRLGESTETEPESPESDGPPSIQLPFPIELRSVELNNVQLQLADGTRVSWDSFSTAITAQQNLVNIAPTKLLRPTLYLPPSAGTQLTQGIQTPLEPEGIDGAVLVTQPVIVEPDQAAEALAARERIELPEIMLPIDINLASLTVTDFSVNGAVDYQVERLAIVVSAQGNQIALSSLELLTPDAEANLTANATLSGSYPLDARLTSTLFLPEIFPELSGEELVLELSGSLDELTASLEASGIVNATLNAQVDALAPTLPFEIRLQSDRLQWPLAQPSSDEPAEAPYIAEDIDIVASGNLEAYQTTLALSAQGPQVPLTNIRLSGDGDLSSFRWTPLTLSIDDSSLSSEGEVNWASSLQVDTTIRLDQFDPSHFVEQLNGNLSGDIVASVRQTGDLWEVSLPVLDIEGELQEYPLTLQASLEANSALEVDIQELLFTQGDNRLTASGQVSEQAMSLDAEIALRQLQTLHPDLAGTLTGNILARGSISQPSVAAELTGRDLRFAENRIEALSLTSNIEGIDDPTLDIDLGLQQVNAGGQAFSNIALELSGRLSQHTLTVSVDGQANNMLSRALVSIDGRFDQQAQQYQGQLTPLEIDSEYGNLRLEDPLDIRYNLTNGQAQLSPFCVRREEGGIVCSEEPVTASADQGRMVLSVREVPMETLEPLLPEEWSFEGDTTADVVAAWRQGGAQWQADVQVLSELAITAVNDYGQPVQLPVIRLNTQLEANQAQADADIVLSFEDAGELALDLAISDPLGRGGLNGELRAQEISLTPYRPLVVGMDRLEGNLNGRIQIAGTTSQPDLQGQLALRNLSVHGPDIPIDIKDGELIVAFDGERGDINGFVAAERGRLNITGDAYWPADDDWRIGVDVNAIQEPLLIVLPQFGRLEAAPDIRIRVTPDRLQVRGNVDLPWARLEVGDLPASAVSPSSDEIIITERDDREAERVAQQRAASGEPSAADELSQSGMALDVLITLTLGRDMQISAYGLNSRLGGTLEIRQDSGGLQLFGDVNLVDGRFQAFSQDLLIRRGQLIFSGPPGLPILDFEAIRNPEITEDEVIAGLRVSGNAEEPNILIFSEPGMDETRALSYLLRGRAPDASGGGIDSALTTALIGMSLGRTGGAVGSIGEAFGISDLTLDTTGAGDNSQVALTGQLTDDIRISYGVGIFSPIAELTLRYTLWRNLYVQAVSGANQAVDLIYTFTRSGDPAIYPRQ, encoded by the coding sequence TTGACTAGGGTTGAAACAGCGGCATCCACTAAGCGTCAACCGCTCTCAGTTAAACATCGCGTTGGACTGTTTCTGTGGAGTCTAGTGCGGTTAGTTATTGTGCTGCCGTTATGGCTATTTGGTTTGGTCGCTTTGCTACTCGGCGTTGCGCTCTCTCCTTGGGGAACTGGCCAATTGTTTTCTCAAGGTGAGCAGCGTGGGTTCTTCACATATGAACATCAAGAAGGCGCACTGCTTGACCATTTTGCATTGCGTGGCTTCCAATTATCGCTTGGCGAGACACATGTCAACGTCGACAGCCTAGAGCTAGCCTGGGCTGAAGATTGCGTGCTGTCAGGTAAGCTTTGCCTGGACAGATTTCATCTAGAGGGAGCGGATATACGTTTGGGCGAGAGCACTGAAACGGAACCTGAATCACCAGAGTCAGATGGGCCGCCTAGCATCCAACTTCCGTTCCCTATTGAGCTACGCTCGGTTGAGTTAAATAACGTTCAGCTACAGCTGGCTGATGGAACACGAGTCAGCTGGGATTCGTTTTCAACCGCGATTACAGCACAGCAAAACCTGGTCAATATCGCACCTACCAAGCTTTTGCGACCAACGCTGTATTTACCACCCTCCGCGGGCACTCAACTAACACAAGGCATCCAGACGCCGTTAGAGCCAGAGGGCATTGATGGTGCTGTCCTGGTTACTCAGCCCGTTATAGTAGAACCTGATCAAGCGGCAGAGGCGTTAGCAGCGCGGGAGCGAATTGAGCTACCCGAGATAATGCTCCCTATTGATATCAACTTAGCATCACTCACCGTGACTGACTTTTCTGTCAATGGGGCGGTCGATTATCAGGTTGAACGCTTAGCAATCGTTGTCAGTGCCCAAGGTAATCAAATAGCCCTCAGCTCATTAGAGCTGCTCACTCCTGATGCTGAGGCAAACTTAACGGCTAACGCCACATTGTCAGGCAGCTATCCGTTAGATGCACGATTAACGTCAACCTTGTTTCTACCCGAGATATTTCCTGAGCTAAGTGGCGAAGAGCTTGTTTTGGAGCTATCGGGATCACTAGATGAGCTAACAGCCAGTTTAGAAGCGTCTGGTATCGTTAATGCAACACTAAATGCTCAAGTCGATGCGCTGGCACCGACGCTGCCCTTTGAGATACGCCTGCAAAGTGACCGCTTGCAGTGGCCACTCGCACAGCCAAGCAGCGATGAACCAGCAGAAGCGCCCTACATAGCGGAAGATATAGACATCGTCGCCAGTGGCAACTTGGAAGCGTACCAGACTACACTCGCTTTAAGCGCCCAAGGTCCTCAAGTTCCGCTTACCAATATTCGACTCAGTGGCGACGGAGATCTTTCATCGTTCCGCTGGACGCCGCTAACCCTCTCGATTGATGACAGTTCACTTAGCAGCGAAGGTGAAGTCAACTGGGCATCGTCACTTCAAGTCGACACCACCATCCGCCTGGATCAATTTGATCCGTCACACTTTGTCGAACAGCTCAATGGCAATCTAAGTGGCGATATTGTCGCTAGCGTGCGCCAAACGGGCGACCTGTGGGAAGTCAGTCTTCCGGTACTCGACATTGAAGGGGAGCTCCAAGAGTATCCTCTGACATTACAGGCCTCCTTAGAGGCTAATAGTGCGCTTGAAGTTGATATTCAAGAACTCCTTTTCACTCAGGGTGATAATCGATTAACGGCCTCTGGTCAGGTTAGTGAGCAAGCAATGTCGCTAGATGCAGAGATTGCATTGCGGCAATTACAAACGCTGCATCCAGACTTGGCGGGGACCTTGACAGGGAATATTCTTGCCAGAGGTAGCATTAGCCAACCCAGTGTGGCTGCCGAATTAACCGGCCGCGACCTACGGTTTGCCGAAAACCGTATTGAAGCCTTATCACTGACCAGTAACATTGAAGGTATCGATGACCCGACGCTAGACATTGACCTTGGCTTGCAGCAAGTCAATGCAGGGGGGCAGGCATTTTCAAATATTGCCCTCGAGCTTAGCGGTCGTCTATCACAGCATACACTCACTGTCAGTGTCGACGGTCAAGCCAATAACATGCTAAGCCGTGCGCTTGTATCTATAGATGGTCGTTTTGATCAACAAGCACAGCAGTACCAAGGCCAACTAACACCACTGGAAATCGACTCTGAGTATGGCAACCTGCGTCTAGAAGACCCTCTTGATATTCGTTACAACCTTACTAACGGCCAAGCACAACTTTCACCTTTCTGTGTGCGTCGTGAAGAAGGCGGAATTGTTTGTTCGGAAGAGCCGGTTACCGCATCGGCTGACCAAGGGCGTATGGTGCTAAGTGTCAGGGAAGTGCCGATGGAAACACTTGAGCCTTTACTGCCGGAAGAGTGGAGCTTTGAAGGTGACACAACGGCAGATGTCGTTGCAGCTTGGCGCCAAGGGGGAGCGCAGTGGCAAGCGGATGTTCAAGTATTAAGCGAGTTGGCGATTACTGCGGTTAACGATTATGGTCAGCCTGTACAACTTCCTGTGATTCGTTTAAACACGCAGCTGGAAGCCAACCAAGCTCAGGCGGATGCCGATATTGTGTTGTCATTTGAGGATGCTGGCGAGCTTGCCCTTGATCTTGCCATCAGCGACCCACTTGGTCGTGGTGGTCTAAATGGCGAGCTACGAGCTCAAGAGATTTCTTTAACGCCCTATCGCCCATTGGTGGTGGGTATGGATCGTTTAGAAGGTAACCTAAATGGCCGTATACAGATTGCTGGAACAACCAGTCAGCCAGATTTACAGGGGCAGCTTGCTCTTCGCAATTTAAGTGTTCATGGCCCGGATATTCCTATCGATATCAAAGATGGCGAGCTAATCGTTGCTTTTGACGGCGAGCGAGGGGACATAAATGGTTTTGTTGCTGCTGAACGTGGCCGCTTAAATATCACCGGTGATGCTTATTGGCCTGCTGATGACGACTGGCGTATTGGTGTCGATGTTAACGCCATCCAAGAACCACTATTAATCGTTTTGCCACAATTTGGACGCTTAGAAGCAGCACCTGATATTCGCATTCGAGTGACACCAGATCGCCTACAAGTGCGGGGTAATGTCGATTTGCCATGGGCGCGCTTGGAGGTTGGCGATCTTCCTGCCTCAGCCGTTAGCCCAAGCAGTGATGAAATCATTATCACCGAGCGTGATGACCGAGAAGCTGAGCGGGTGGCCCAGCAACGGGCAGCCAGTGGCGAGCCAAGCGCAGCTGACGAGTTATCACAATCAGGAATGGCCCTTGACGTGCTCATCACACTAACGCTGGGGCGTGATATGCAAATCTCAGCATATGGGCTTAATTCTAGGTTAGGTGGCACACTAGAGATTCGTCAGGATAGCGGCGGACTTCAGCTGTTCGGTGATGTCAATCTAGTGGATGGCCGCTTTCAAGCCTTTAGCCAAGACCTGTTGATACGCCGTGGACAGCTGATATTTAGCGGGCCTCCTGGGCTTCCAATTCTAGATTTCGAGGCGATTCGTAACCCAGAAATCACAGAAGATGAGGTTATTGCTGGCCTTAGGGTCAGTGGCAATGCAGAAGAGCCCAACATATTAATTTTTTCTGAGCCAGGAATGGATGAAACCCGTGCGTTGTCGTATCTATTAAGAGGGCGTGCACCCGATGCTTCTGGTGGAGGAATTGATAGCGCCCTTACCACCGCCTTAATTGGAATGTCTCTTGGCCGAACAGGCGGAGCGGTTGGTTCTATCGGGGAAGCGTTTGGCATTAGCGACTTAACCTTGGATACCACTGGGGCAGGTGACAACAGCCAAGTAGCACTTACTGGGCAGTTAACCGACGACATCCGAATTAGCTACGGTGTTGGTATTTTCTCGCCCATTGCAGAACTGACGCTACGCTACACACTTTGGCGTAATCTGTACGTGCAGGCAGTATCGGGTGCTAACCAAGCCGTCGACTTAATTTACACCTTCACTCGATCAGGTGACCCTGCTATTTATCCACGGCAATAA
- the can gene encoding carbonate dehydratase encodes MSNSIETLLDNNRAWAERMCEEDPDYFKRLSNQQNPDYLWIGCSDSRVPANQIIALPPGEVFVHRNVANLLHHTDMNALSVVQFAVDVLKVSHIMIVGHYGCGGIKAAVTGGECGVVDYWLHSVREQYNRHRDSLEHLPMEEQIDRMCELNVKAQVNSLCRTKILQRAWQRGQNISVHGWVYGLSDGRVKDLKCTITGLEQVETLYRIDRLQQSD; translated from the coding sequence ATGTCTAACTCTATTGAGACACTGCTTGATAATAATCGCGCCTGGGCAGAGCGTATGTGTGAGGAAGACCCCGACTACTTTAAACGGTTGTCCAATCAGCAAAATCCCGATTACCTCTGGATTGGTTGTTCTGACAGCCGTGTACCTGCTAACCAGATCATTGCCCTTCCGCCAGGCGAAGTTTTTGTCCATCGTAATGTCGCCAACCTTCTCCACCATACCGACATGAACGCACTATCTGTTGTGCAGTTTGCGGTGGATGTACTTAAGGTCAGCCACATTATGATTGTGGGGCATTATGGTTGTGGTGGCATTAAAGCGGCGGTGACAGGTGGCGAATGCGGTGTCGTCGATTACTGGCTGCATTCAGTGCGCGAACAGTATAACCGCCACCGTGATTCGCTTGAACACTTACCAATGGAAGAGCAGATTGATCGCATGTGCGAATTGAACGTTAAGGCTCAAGTTAACAGCTTATGCCGAACCAAAATTCTGCAACGCGCCTGGCAGAGAGGCCAGAATATTTCAGTGCATGGCTGGGTCTATGGTTTGAGCGACGGCCGCGTAAAAGATCTGAAGTGCACCATAACAGGCCTGGAGCAGGTTGAAACCCTTTATCGTATCGACCGCCTTCAACAAAGCGACTGA
- a CDS encoding c-type cytochrome → MPHTLKRSWLMPSLWALTVSGSIAAHAMAEEISVAEDAAPPMPQTVEESPFTSEREAVIWRQDELKELERLLRQLRFDLVNNQDARGAAPRLATLQEQATQAHFLPAFIVGTHGRGSDARPEIWEEWEDFAAGFTDLEQKVAVLVDAAEQEDYRAATRAFSDVGLSCKSCHRAYRYN, encoded by the coding sequence ATGCCACATACCTTAAAACGCTCATGGCTCATGCCTTCGCTTTGGGCCCTGACTGTCTCTGGTTCAATTGCTGCGCATGCCATGGCAGAAGAAATATCAGTAGCTGAAGACGCAGCGCCACCTATGCCACAAACGGTTGAAGAGAGTCCGTTTACAAGTGAGCGTGAAGCGGTCATATGGCGTCAAGATGAATTAAAAGAGCTTGAGAGGCTGCTTCGTCAGCTGCGTTTTGACTTGGTGAATAATCAAGATGCTCGCGGGGCCGCGCCGCGTTTAGCAACGCTTCAGGAACAAGCTACCCAAGCTCATTTTTTGCCCGCGTTTATTGTCGGTACACATGGGCGTGGGTCCGACGCCCGTCCAGAAATCTGGGAAGAGTGGGAAGATTTTGCAGCAGGCTTCACGGATCTTGAACAAAAAGTAGCGGTGTTGGTTGATGCGGCCGAGCAAGAGGATTATCGCGCGGCCACGCGAGCATTTTCTGATGTTGGTTTAAGCTGTAAGAGCTGCCATCGCGCCTACCGCTATAATTAA
- the tamA gene encoding autotransporter assembly complex protein TamA gives MERKRRWPTVKEATRGVVLPLLVTWSAPLWALNASINGVSSEVEANIDAYLQNIDEDQYTDVRLEGEIRKRAREAMRVFGYYEPDITVEVDSSPITLRIEPGSQVKIDVLSVNIVGEASDDPPFQEALDAFPLKEGDTLRHAPWDRLRNQFSGLALERGYFDWGFTDRRMEIRPYLESARLYMDFDSGPRYQFGNTSISGSHIEPDRLRKMRTFEAGEPYLAESVALYNQRLAETGWFSSVSVRPRLETAQELTLAPPTGSPWWDEATASQPQRPRLSSAAFASALSLSQRDNTNLPIDVNVEPADRHQFEVGVGFATDVGPRMRFGWKQPWINRFGHSLNHDLYISAPDQRFTGTYNIPLDNPLRDSYRLQYGVRNLDDGDTQSLEGTVEIARRWEFENRWVQTLYFRTTYEDFTQGGVSDEVLLFYPGIQWSRARTRPQRFPLWGDRQQLSIEYSDTLWGSDAQFTRVTGDTEWIRTIGDDNRFSARLSIGAIETDNFDKLPPSLRFFAGGDRSVRGYSYESLSPRNEEGRLRGGQQMLTSTLEYQRRVSGDWWGATFVDSGDAFDNWGPEELKTGAGVGVRWISPVGPIRLDVAHPFDDEDDWRLHFSIGPEF, from the coding sequence ATGGAAAGAAAACGGCGATGGCCTACCGTTAAAGAAGCGACTCGAGGGGTGGTTTTACCACTTCTTGTAACGTGGTCAGCTCCCTTATGGGCACTCAACGCTTCCATCAATGGTGTCAGCAGTGAAGTGGAAGCCAATATTGATGCCTATTTACAAAATATTGACGAAGACCAGTACACCGATGTCAGATTAGAAGGTGAAATACGTAAACGTGCGCGAGAAGCGATGCGCGTCTTCGGCTATTATGAACCAGACATTACCGTTGAGGTTGATAGCTCTCCCATCACGCTTCGTATCGAGCCCGGCTCGCAGGTCAAAATCGACGTTCTTTCTGTCAATATCGTCGGTGAAGCAAGTGATGACCCTCCGTTTCAAGAAGCCCTTGATGCATTTCCCTTAAAGGAAGGCGATACATTACGCCATGCCCCGTGGGATCGGCTGCGCAACCAGTTTTCAGGCTTAGCACTTGAACGTGGTTATTTTGACTGGGGGTTCACTGATCGCCGAATGGAAATAAGGCCATATCTAGAAAGCGCTCGCCTCTACATGGATTTCGACAGTGGTCCGCGCTACCAATTTGGTAACACGTCTATTTCAGGCAGCCATATTGAGCCAGACCGTTTGCGGAAAATGCGGACATTTGAAGCGGGCGAGCCTTATCTCGCCGAATCCGTGGCTCTTTATAACCAGCGTCTAGCAGAAACAGGCTGGTTTAGCTCGGTATCGGTTCGGCCAAGACTTGAGACTGCACAAGAGCTAACGCTAGCGCCACCAACTGGCTCTCCATGGTGGGATGAGGCAACGGCGTCGCAACCCCAGCGCCCCCGACTTTCCAGCGCAGCATTTGCCAGTGCACTTAGCCTTAGCCAACGCGACAATACAAACTTACCTATTGACGTCAATGTAGAACCTGCTGACCGGCATCAATTCGAAGTGGGGGTTGGCTTTGCAACCGATGTGGGGCCACGCATGCGTTTTGGCTGGAAACAGCCATGGATTAACCGCTTTGGTCATAGTCTGAATCATGATTTGTATATTTCAGCACCCGACCAGCGTTTTACAGGCACCTATAATATCCCGTTAGATAATCCGTTACGCGATAGCTATCGCCTGCAGTATGGCGTGCGTAACTTAGATGACGGGGATACTCAGTCGTTAGAAGGCACGGTGGAAATAGCTCGTCGATGGGAGTTCGAAAACCGCTGGGTGCAAACACTTTACTTCCGTACCACCTACGAAGACTTTACCCAAGGGGGGGTGTCAGATGAGGTGTTACTGTTCTATCCAGGCATTCAATGGTCTCGTGCAAGAACACGCCCTCAGCGGTTCCCCCTGTGGGGAGATCGACAACAGCTATCGATCGAGTATTCAGACACCTTATGGGGATCCGATGCCCAATTTACGCGTGTAACAGGCGACACCGAATGGATCCGAACAATCGGCGATGACAACCGTTTCTCAGCAAGGCTAAGTATCGGCGCTATCGAAACAGACAATTTCGATAAGCTGCCTCCATCGCTGCGCTTTTTTGCAGGCGGTGACCGAAGTGTTCGTGGTTATTCCTACGAAAGCCTATCCCCCCGAAATGAAGAAGGGCGCTTACGTGGCGGCCAGCAAATGTTGACCTCGACACTCGAGTACCAGCGTCGAGTCTCAGGAGACTGGTGGGGAGCAACTTTTGTCGATAGCGGAGATGCCTTCGATAACTGGGGGCCAGAGGAGTTAAAAACGGGCGCAGGGGTCGGCGTACGCTGGATCTCGCCTGTGGGGCCTATTCGACTTGACGTAGCACACCCATTTGACGATGAAGACGATTGGCGCCTGCATTTTTCCATCGGACCGGAATTTTAG